One genomic window of Lagopus muta isolate bLagMut1 chromosome W unlocalized genomic scaffold, bLagMut1 primary SUPER_W_unloc_1, whole genome shotgun sequence includes the following:
- the LOC125687584 gene encoding adenosine 5'-monophosphoramidase HINT1-like, with translation MDCGIVRSRAAWRGGAALFGKFSRQEFSAIVIREDEPLWTRSALRSMIFPRKVLRFFLAACEKAGVRLSEAEDSGARLHRRLMIVGQKCAANLGLTDGFRMAVRYPPSGPSDYCTHLCILGGCQLGQPPG, from the exons ATGGACTGCGGTATCGTCAGGTCACGGGCCGCTTGGCGCGGTGGCGCCGCTCTCTTCGGAAAATTCTCCCGCCAGGAGTTCTCCGCCATCGTTATCCGCGAGGATGAGCCGTTGTGGACGAGGAG TGCCTTGCGTTCCATGATTTTTCCCCGCAAGGTCCTTCGCTTTTTCCTAGCCGCTTGCGAGAAGGCCGGTGTCAGGTTATCCGAAGCAGAAGATTCTGGTGCACGT CTTCACAGGCGCTTGATGATTGTTGGCCAGAAGTGTGCTGCTAACCTGGGCCTGACCGATGGATTCCGGATGGCTGTGAGATACCCCCCCTCAGGCCCTTCCGACTACTGCACGCATCTCTGTATTCTGGGTGGCTGTCAGTTGGGCCAGCCTCCCGGCTAA